A genomic stretch from Candidatus Methanomassiliicoccus intestinalis Issoire-Mx1 includes:
- a CDS encoding MBL fold metallo-hydrolase, with amino-acid sequence MTVHMFPGAGYDSNIFLVTGMQPILIDAGSGSGYSRLLNDIEKVTDHISKIILTHCHFDHAGGAAELSKHFNATVFIHERDAAAVRNGLTKETAADVFGCEMPAVDVTILQDKETIDTGEHLLEVIHTPGHTAGGISLFDRVNQILFSGDTVFAEGVGRWDFPTGDLSCLKHSVHKLAELDVSYLYPGHGPCVKGNAKSRIANALMYVEGF; translated from the coding sequence ATGACTGTCCACATGTTCCCTGGTGCTGGATACGACAGCAATATATTTCTTGTTACAGGGATGCAACCGATTCTTATAGACGCTGGATCTGGGTCAGGATATTCAAGGCTCTTGAATGATATAGAAAAGGTTACAGATCATATTTCAAAAATCATATTAACTCACTGTCATTTTGATCATGCTGGGGGAGCTGCTGAATTATCGAAACATTTCAATGCTACTGTATTTATTCATGAACGTGATGCCGCGGCAGTTCGCAACGGATTGACAAAAGAAACAGCAGCAGATGTATTCGGTTGTGAGATGCCGGCAGTAGATGTTACAATACTTCAAGACAAAGAAACTATAGATACTGGTGAACACCTGCTTGAAGTTATACATACTCCAGGACATACGGCTGGCGGAATATCACTTTTTGATAGGGTTAATCAAATTTTATTCAGTGGAGACACTGTATTTGCAGAAGGCGTTGGCAGATGGGATTTTCCAACAGGTGATCTCTCATGCCTAAAACATTCTGTTCATAAACTAGCTGAACTAGATGTTTCATACTTATATCCAGGTCATGGACCATGCGTAAAGGGAAATGCTAAGTCTAGGATCGCTAACGCTCTAATGTACGTGGAGGGATTTTAA
- a CDS encoding EF-Tu/IF-2/RF-3 family GTPase, which yields MSNLNVAVIGPADFARELGKKGTVSDITLYDLKQGKDTVTFIEASKYPERLAPLFFAVSMADSAIVVIDEINAQLGECIVMLHAAGISHGYILLRNYLTAEQISPLIKGTVLESYSIVNEDMVALREQFLNDARTLQSESDGACSIPIDHFFNVKGVGTVILGYVAAGKVSKHEDLKVLPTDKTAQVRSIQKHDDDYDEAFKGDRVGLALKNVTVENLDRGDVLTSDPSIKCTSNLETTLELVPFWKSPVKEGMVLHIGHWMQFIPSRVESAPEGGKIKLSLEKPMVHLPGDKAVVMYLDGGKLRIVGSISLS from the coding sequence ATGTCTAATCTTAATGTAGCTGTAATCGGCCCTGCTGACTTTGCTCGGGAACTAGGCAAAAAAGGAACGGTTTCAGATATTACTCTATATGATTTAAAACAGGGAAAGGATACAGTTACGTTCATTGAAGCAAGCAAATATCCAGAGCGTCTTGCTCCTTTATTCTTTGCTGTCTCAATGGCAGACAGTGCAATTGTTGTCATTGATGAGATTAACGCCCAATTAGGAGAATGCATAGTCATGCTCCACGCTGCTGGAATTTCTCATGGATACATACTCCTCAGAAATTACCTGACAGCTGAACAGATATCGCCGCTCATTAAAGGTACAGTCCTTGAATCATATTCTATCGTAAATGAGGATATGGTTGCACTAAGAGAACAGTTCTTAAATGATGCCAGAACTTTACAGAGCGAGAGCGATGGCGCATGTTCTATTCCCATTGATCACTTTTTCAATGTCAAGGGTGTAGGAACTGTTATTTTAGGATATGTCGCAGCAGGGAAAGTCTCAAAACACGAGGATCTAAAAGTCCTGCCAACGGATAAAACGGCCCAAGTACGTTCAATCCAGAAACATGATGATGACTATGACGAAGCGTTTAAGGGTGACCGTGTAGGACTAGCTCTTAAAAATGTCACTGTAGAGAATCTGGATAGAGGCGATGTGCTTACATCAGATCCCAGTATCAAATGCACATCCAATTTGGAAACTACACTAGAGCTCGTTCCATTCTGGAAAAGCCCGGTTAAAGAAGGAATGGTACTCCATATCGGTCATTGGATGCAGTTTATACCATCAAGGGTTGAGAGTGCCCCTGAAGGAGGAAAAATAAAACTGAGTCTTGAAAAACCTATGGTCCACTTACCTGGCGATAAAGCTGTGGTTATGTATCTGGACGGGGGCAAACTCAGGATCGTTGGATCAATCTCCCTTTCCTGA
- a CDS encoding ATP-dependent DNA helicase, with product MSGNFCDKCGSLLNPATGKCPRCLSGAPVAHFQNAARSSQSIEKHGHELFPYEPRPFQLEIVDCIRDTLDSGKHIIMESGTGTGKTICSLVGTLEHSKPRKKKIIYLTRTVSQSDQVMRELRTISRNNKVTGIAIAGRMKSCLLQKQEEMGDVPPAVMSRICEDRKKRTIAKERGGCPYYADFLAIGELAFTQYCFANLPTVGEFDKFCEKQGACPYEARKAIMPMAEIIAVPYIHLLSEDIRNSLFDRLKIEGGDFTVIVDEAHNLIDAARDQESFHISVSDIDSVLVEIRETGNVYLKNNISIFDLCILLKDIIETAVKELIPPRSNDARLGRRFLEGKLRQELGISGEDLDNLCFAMIDRGEKILEDRVDSGKEPMSYILKLGAALNSWIGSSDSMYLKTVSSDNGGMLCAACLEPSEISKFLLGTGGAVHMSGTLKPLKQYADLLDLTPVSVLKEFPSPFPKTNKLTLYTEDVSAGQREMKDDPSMKLRIEQYIIDICNATDRNTMVFFRSYEMLKSMRYSLESEIDRKLYWEESGHSYKLANAIESFKTHKDGVFFTVMGGKISEGLDFPGQELDIAVIVGIPYPPPSLVSDELKRRYDARYGSGTGWEYISAAPAVRKMQQAIGRLIRTETDKGVAIILDSRASRYREQLDAKPTKDPVKELTDFLGWSRRF from the coding sequence ATGAGTGGCAATTTCTGCGATAAATGCGGAAGTCTTTTGAACCCTGCAACAGGGAAATGTCCAAGGTGCTTATCGGGAGCACCTGTGGCACATTTTCAAAATGCAGCGAGATCGTCGCAGAGTATTGAGAAACATGGCCACGAGTTATTTCCTTATGAGCCGCGACCGTTTCAATTGGAAATTGTAGACTGCATCAGAGACACTCTAGACTCTGGAAAACATATCATAATGGAATCAGGGACTGGCACAGGAAAGACAATATGTTCGCTGGTAGGAACGCTGGAGCATTCAAAACCTCGAAAAAAGAAGATCATCTACCTTACGAGGACCGTTTCTCAAAGCGACCAGGTGATGAGAGAACTTAGAACTATTTCAAGGAATAATAAAGTCACAGGGATTGCAATTGCAGGCAGAATGAAATCATGCCTCTTACAAAAACAAGAGGAAATGGGAGATGTGCCGCCTGCAGTCATGTCTAGAATCTGCGAAGATCGCAAAAAGAGGACGATTGCTAAAGAACGCGGCGGATGCCCGTATTATGCAGATTTCCTTGCAATCGGAGAACTAGCATTTACGCAGTATTGTTTTGCGAATCTGCCTACTGTCGGGGAATTTGACAAGTTCTGCGAGAAACAGGGAGCATGCCCCTATGAAGCACGAAAAGCAATAATGCCAATGGCAGAGATCATCGCTGTGCCGTATATCCATCTGCTTTCGGAAGATATTAGAAATAGTCTATTTGACAGATTGAAAATAGAAGGCGGAGACTTTACAGTAATCGTAGATGAAGCACACAACCTTATAGATGCTGCCAGAGATCAGGAAAGTTTTCACATATCTGTTTCAGATATTGATTCTGTATTGGTAGAAATCAGAGAGACTGGTAATGTATATCTCAAGAATAATATTTCAATTTTTGACCTGTGCATCCTGCTTAAAGATATTATTGAGACGGCAGTTAAAGAATTGATACCTCCGAGATCCAACGATGCACGCCTAGGAAGAAGATTTTTAGAAGGGAAATTAAGACAGGAACTTGGCATCAGTGGAGAAGATCTAGATAATCTATGTTTTGCAATGATCGACAGGGGAGAAAAAATCCTGGAAGACAGGGTAGACTCAGGAAAAGAGCCGATGTCATACATCCTCAAGTTAGGTGCAGCCCTTAATTCTTGGATTGGATCGTCTGATTCAATGTATCTAAAAACAGTTTCTTCAGATAACGGCGGTATGCTGTGTGCCGCCTGTCTGGAGCCAAGCGAAATTTCTAAATTTCTATTAGGCACCGGTGGAGCCGTTCACATGTCTGGTACATTAAAACCGCTCAAACAATATGCTGATCTGTTGGATCTTACACCTGTTTCGGTACTAAAGGAGTTTCCATCCCCATTTCCCAAGACAAATAAGCTCACATTATACACTGAGGATGTAAGCGCTGGACAACGGGAAATGAAAGATGACCCCTCGATGAAGCTGAGGATTGAACAATACATAATCGACATCTGCAATGCTACAGATAGAAACACAATGGTATTCTTCAGATCATATGAAATGCTGAAATCAATGAGATATTCATTGGAAAGCGAGATTGATAGAAAATTATACTGGGAAGAGTCGGGTCATTCTTACAAACTGGCAAATGCCATCGAATCATTCAAAACACACAAAGATGGAGTATTTTTTACAGTAATGGGAGGAAAAATTTCAGAAGGCCTGGATTTTCCTGGACAAGAATTAGATATAGCGGTAATCGTTGGAATACCTTATCCACCGCCCAGTTTGGTAAGTGATGAACTTAAGAGACGTTATGATGCCAGATACGGATCTGGAACGGGCTGGGAATATATCTCAGCTGCTCCGGCAGTACGCAAAATGCAACAGGCCATAGGACGGCTAATTAGAACAGAAACTGACAAGGGTGTTGCCATCATCTTGGATTCAAGAGCTTCCCGTTACCGTGAACAGCTGGATGCTAAACCAACCAAGGACCCTGTAAAAGAGCTTACAGATTTCCTAGGCTGGTCAAGAAGATTTTAA
- a CDS encoding L-threonylcarbamoyladenylate synthase, producing the protein MRTIVCEKNNGKLSINKEDMDSVVTELSAGRLIVYPTETVYGLGCDPFDETAVKRLFMAKRRPFDMAMSIIVQDIAMMEEVAYVDDRAIKLVKEFMPGPLTLILPKKPVVPNILSASTDEIGIRIPDCNVALSIVKEFGPIVSTSANVHSHNSPLTCQDAMKDLGPSVSLYVDGGKSPIGQPSTIIQLTEDEMILIRPGSLPKERVEAVLNE; encoded by the coding sequence ATGCGGACGATAGTTTGCGAAAAAAACAATGGAAAGCTTTCGATTAATAAGGAGGATATGGATTCAGTAGTAACTGAGCTTTCAGCCGGTAGACTTATTGTGTATCCAACTGAAACAGTTTACGGGCTTGGATGTGATCCGTTTGATGAGACCGCTGTTAAGAGACTTTTCATGGCAAAAAGGCGTCCGTTCGATATGGCCATGTCCATAATAGTTCAAGACATTGCCATGATGGAAGAAGTAGCGTATGTTGACGACAGAGCCATAAAACTAGTCAAAGAATTTATGCCTGGGCCGCTAACATTAATACTTCCAAAAAAACCAGTTGTGCCGAATATCCTGAGTGCATCTACAGATGAGATAGGAATTAGAATCCCGGACTGCAATGTTGCATTATCCATCGTAAAAGAGTTTGGACCAATAGTATCAACATCCGCAAACGTACATTCGCACAATTCTCCTTTAACATGTCAAGATGCCATGAAAGATCTGGGTCCTAGTGTTTCGTTATATGTTGATGGTGGAAAGTCCCCAATAGGGCAACCTTCTACAATTATTCAGCTTACTGAAGATGAAATGATACTGATTCGTCCCGGTTCTCTTCCTAAAGAACGCGTAGAGGCTGTTCTAAATGAATGA
- a CDS encoding NOG1 family protein, whose amino-acid sequence MTDWKRKIPTIMTSQELLDKAYARASKITVNGAVPFDTVKKTNIAKITAIGDMTIVTLLKYVRGFPKMEKEEDFFSQLVDVIIGQDKLKISLSNVSWCAEKCSELQRKYLLKVRRAPNIDSVAKSTKEFYGRFSSVVKRINEDLVFLQKARDSLKVLPTVDPDLETIVIAGYPNVGKSKLVEKISTANPTVASYPFTTKGIIIGHLTKGWRTYQIIDTPGLLDRELEERNSIELQAILALKYLADVIVFVIDPSESCGYSTEKQIALLNSVKNNFNGIPMIEVENKCDLQGNFTDRRKISGETGEGVDEMVDEIEKLFKAKRLENMDKLPE is encoded by the coding sequence ATGACCGATTGGAAAAGGAAGATACCAACCATTATGACTTCACAAGAATTGCTGGACAAAGCTTATGCCAGAGCGTCTAAAATTACAGTAAATGGTGCCGTACCTTTCGATACTGTCAAAAAAACCAATATCGCTAAAATAACGGCGATTGGCGACATGACAATCGTCACACTGCTCAAATATGTAAGAGGCTTTCCAAAGATGGAGAAAGAAGAGGACTTCTTTTCTCAATTGGTTGATGTAATTATCGGTCAGGACAAGCTCAAGATTTCTCTGTCCAATGTTTCTTGGTGTGCTGAAAAATGTTCAGAACTGCAAAGAAAATATTTGCTTAAGGTAAGAAGAGCGCCAAACATAGACAGCGTTGCGAAATCAACTAAAGAATTCTACGGCCGTTTCTCATCAGTCGTAAAAAGAATCAATGAAGATTTGGTATTTCTTCAAAAAGCAAGAGACTCTCTAAAAGTTCTTCCTACTGTAGATCCAGATCTTGAGACAATCGTAATTGCAGGATATCCAAATGTAGGTAAAAGTAAGCTTGTAGAGAAAATTTCAACAGCTAATCCTACAGTTGCATCATATCCGTTTACAACAAAAGGTATAATCATCGGTCATCTGACTAAAGGATGGCGCACATATCAGATTATTGATACACCCGGTCTGTTAGACAGAGAACTGGAGGAGAGAAACAGCATAGAACTCCAAGCTATATTGGCATTGAAATATCTGGCAGATGTGATTGTATTCGTAATAGATCCATCTGAAAGCTGCGGATACTCTACTGAAAAACAAATAGCGCTCCTTAATTCTGTGAAAAATAATTTTAATGGAATTCCAATGATTGAAGTGGAAAACAAATGTGATCTCCAAGGAAACTTCACTGATCGCAGAAAAATTTCTGGTGAGACCGGTGAAGGGGTGGATGAGATGGTTGATGAAATAGAAAAGCTCTTTAAAGCGAAACGTCTTGAAAATATGGACAAACTGCCGGAGTGA
- a CDS encoding hemerythrin domain-containing protein: MKRSLEQMIEEDHDLLRNGMEAVADTSIEDVDERLEMFAEIESRLFAHEKAEQETIHAQMKLYDETKPLALLAEEQERIAKVLTIELQNVKLDDELWLPKFLALQGLILQHMSFEEDSIMPLAKQMLDQATINRLGIDFERHEKEEFKQSEMVYEN, from the coding sequence ATGAAACGTAGTCTTGAACAGATGATTGAGGAAGATCATGATCTGCTGAGAAACGGCATGGAGGCTGTTGCAGACACCAGCATTGAAGATGTTGACGAGCGCTTGGAAATGTTTGCAGAGATAGAGTCTAGACTTTTTGCTCATGAGAAAGCTGAACAGGAAACCATTCATGCTCAGATGAAGCTATATGATGAAACAAAACCGCTCGCACTCCTTGCAGAAGAACAAGAGAGAATCGCAAAAGTTTTGACAATAGAGCTCCAAAATGTGAAACTGGATGATGAATTATGGCTACCTAAATTCTTAGCCCTTCAGGGACTCATATTGCAGCATATGTCTTTTGAAGAAGATTCGATCATGCCGCTGGCGAAACAAATGCTAGACCAGGCAACAATAAACCGTCTCGGTATAGACTTTGAAAGACATGAAAAAGAAGAGTTTAAACAGTCTGAAATGGTGTATGAAAATTAA
- a CDS encoding NUDIX domain-containing protein encodes MYTPEPVIRLKKGNQIILSAEEAERLLDLRNGISSKVDDLPQYTTPDGSSLNFEGNEILNEYLEKSQYFKDFFSAAYRNPTPTVDGIITAFGKIVLIQRKKEPFKGCYALPGGFVEYGETAEEAVVREILEETGLETEIIDLVGVFSSPDRDPRRHTMSVAYSLRVLGGTLCSGDDAANADYFPWIIFRI; translated from the coding sequence ATGTACACTCCTGAACCAGTAATCAGGTTAAAAAAAGGTAATCAAATAATCCTGAGTGCAGAAGAGGCAGAACGTCTGCTGGATTTAAGAAATGGGATTAGTTCAAAAGTAGACGACCTTCCCCAATATACTACTCCAGACGGCTCTTCTTTGAATTTTGAAGGAAATGAGATACTTAACGAGTATTTGGAAAAATCACAATATTTCAAAGACTTTTTTTCTGCAGCCTATAGGAACCCTACACCGACTGTGGATGGAATAATCACAGCTTTTGGAAAGATCGTACTCATCCAACGTAAGAAAGAACCATTCAAAGGATGTTATGCACTCCCTGGAGGCTTTGTGGAGTATGGAGAAACTGCAGAAGAAGCGGTAGTACGCGAAATACTTGAAGAAACCGGCCTGGAGACTGAAATCATTGATTTAGTAGGAGTATTCTCATCACCTGACAGGGATCCAAGAAGGCATACAATGTCTGTAGCATATTCATTACGTGTACTAGGTGGAACACTCTGTTCCGGGGACGATGCAGCAAATGCAGACTACTTTCCCTGGATAATCTTCCGCATTTAG
- a CDS encoding Lrp/AsnC family transcriptional regulator: MVQDYLDSEILKYLQRNSKLTYEEIGEIVDRSPSTVRDRIKKLEENKTITGYSVIVDHEKMSINADAYVAVSLPSEEIESVEALKKVEGVSEILRVTGRRKIMFRLSATDNKTLSEIIDKKIRPLGFYDIEITMILEPVIRYPGI, encoded by the coding sequence ATGGTTCAAGATTACTTGGATTCGGAGATACTGAAGTATCTTCAGAGGAACAGTAAGTTGACTTATGAAGAAATCGGAGAGATTGTGGATAGATCTCCTTCGACCGTACGGGACAGAATTAAAAAACTTGAGGAAAACAAAACGATAACTGGGTATTCGGTAATTGTCGATCATGAAAAGATGAGCATAAATGCAGATGCATATGTTGCAGTATCATTACCTTCGGAAGAGATTGAATCTGTGGAAGCTCTAAAAAAAGTCGAGGGTGTTTCAGAAATACTCAGGGTCACCGGCAGACGGAAAATAATGTTCAGGCTTTCTGCAACAGACAATAAGACGCTGTCAGAGATTATCGATAAAAAAATCAGACCGCTGGGTTTTTATGATATTGAAATCACAATGATACTAGAACCCGTGATAAGATACCCTGGAATCTAA
- a CDS encoding DNA polymerase II large subunit has product MPDVACSQHMKEYFKNLADGAEYCYQIANEARSKGLDPELSVEIPRAEDLASRVEKLLADWHVEGVAERIRELSKDHNREEVSLLIAKEMASKEAKTREERVDRAVRVGLAVLTEGILVAPLEGIAGAKIGKNSDGSEYLSLSFAGPIRAAGGTGQALSVLIGDVVRRELGLGKYIPTDSEVQRFKEEIPLYRQCQHLQYCPGNEEIEIITSSCPVCVDGEGTEKMEISGFRDLPRIETNQVRGGACLVIAEGMCLKAPKIQKHVKKLGIDGWEFIDEYLKWKQHHEAEVSGGKETKGIVPDSKFLKDMVAGRPVIGHPSKAGGLRLRYGRGRTTGLAALAIHPGTMFVLDDFLAIGTQIKIERPGKAGAVTPCDQIEGPILLMKNGDLIQPKEAEEVRAIRKDIEEIVDLGEVLLPYGEFMENNHVLAPGAYSLEWYKVELESKCEKLPDDWKDPTYERAKEISKTYGVPLHPKFNLFWYDETVDGLNVLRSEIIKHGNFAEGKLILPRDDFPKRTLETLGALHTIQDGKIVIDFYSIPLLEGLGLGVDGGKIIEKVPLIDIGEDEEKAFSSATLRSVSNVLGIEVRARAVTRIGARMGRPEKAKEREMKPPPHALFPLGQNGGMQRLVSVAVRSRVIEVDIGVRQCTNCGKTGYFCGCPDCGGHTIPISEPTTQKVELSKILSDALSKLGIYPAPEIKGVQGMMSKNKTPEALEKGVLRASNGLFVFKDGTIRYDMTDVPVTHFRPNEIGLSVEKAREIGYVTDTFGNELVSGDQVCELRVQDIIPSVGCGDYLVKVSKFIDDLLEKQYGMERFYNAKTKEDLIGQLTIGLAPHTSGGILCRLIGYTKSNVGYGHPFFHASKRRNADGDEDSVILLLDGLINFSRSFLPDRRGGLMDAPLVLTTRLDPNEIDKEAHNIDVLWEYPLEFYNATLEYKHPKDIEKIMDTVATRIGSSLQYEGFGFTHDTSNISAGPAESAYKTLETMIDKMNAQLEIARKVRAVDSQDVAYRVITKHFLPDMIGNLKSFSSQTLRCTKCNTKYRRVPLIGRCYCGNTLTLTVHEKSVKKYLEIAKEISEKFDLDAYTQQRIAIVEESMNSLFQSDKIKKCKLTDFM; this is encoded by the coding sequence ATGCCAGATGTCGCGTGCAGCCAGCACATGAAAGAGTACTTTAAGAATTTGGCAGATGGTGCGGAATACTGTTATCAAATCGCAAATGAAGCTAGAAGCAAGGGTTTGGATCCAGAATTGTCTGTAGAGATTCCTAGGGCAGAAGATCTGGCTTCCCGTGTAGAAAAACTTCTAGCTGATTGGCATGTTGAAGGTGTAGCCGAACGCATCAGGGAATTATCAAAAGATCATAACAGAGAAGAAGTCTCTCTTTTGATTGCAAAAGAGATGGCATCTAAAGAAGCCAAAACCAGGGAAGAAAGAGTTGATAGGGCAGTAAGGGTCGGTCTTGCTGTATTGACGGAAGGAATCCTTGTGGCGCCTCTTGAAGGAATTGCCGGAGCAAAAATCGGTAAAAATAGTGATGGCAGTGAGTATCTTTCATTATCATTTGCTGGGCCTATACGTGCTGCAGGCGGAACTGGTCAGGCATTAAGTGTTCTCATCGGAGATGTCGTTAGAAGAGAGCTGGGTCTTGGAAAATATATACCCACTGACTCTGAAGTTCAGCGCTTTAAAGAAGAAATCCCGCTTTACAGGCAGTGTCAGCATCTTCAGTACTGCCCAGGCAATGAAGAGATCGAGATTATTACAAGTTCCTGCCCCGTATGTGTTGATGGTGAAGGCACGGAGAAAATGGAAATCTCAGGATTTAGAGATCTTCCTCGCATTGAAACAAACCAAGTCAGAGGCGGAGCATGCCTGGTTATTGCTGAAGGAATGTGTCTCAAAGCCCCTAAAATCCAGAAACACGTTAAAAAATTAGGAATTGATGGATGGGAATTCATTGATGAATATCTAAAATGGAAACAGCATCATGAAGCAGAGGTATCGGGTGGAAAAGAAACCAAAGGTATCGTTCCCGACTCGAAATTTCTGAAGGACATGGTTGCCGGAAGGCCAGTTATTGGCCACCCGTCAAAAGCAGGCGGACTGCGGTTAAGGTACGGCCGAGGCAGGACCACTGGTTTAGCGGCGTTAGCAATTCATCCTGGAACCATGTTCGTTCTTGATGATTTCTTGGCAATAGGAACCCAGATCAAAATTGAAAGACCTGGTAAAGCTGGAGCTGTAACTCCCTGCGATCAGATAGAAGGTCCCATTTTACTCATGAAGAATGGAGATCTTATACAACCCAAGGAAGCAGAAGAAGTCAGAGCAATCAGAAAAGACATTGAGGAAATAGTCGATCTTGGAGAAGTACTCCTGCCGTATGGGGAATTCATGGAAAATAATCACGTACTGGCTCCGGGTGCCTATTCCTTGGAGTGGTACAAAGTAGAATTGGAGTCCAAATGTGAAAAACTTCCAGATGACTGGAAAGATCCCACTTATGAACGCGCGAAAGAAATTTCAAAAACATATGGGGTTCCGTTGCATCCAAAATTCAATCTTTTTTGGTATGATGAAACAGTAGATGGGCTAAATGTACTCAGATCTGAAATAATTAAACATGGGAATTTTGCTGAAGGTAAGCTGATACTTCCAAGAGATGATTTTCCTAAAAGAACGCTTGAGACATTAGGTGCATTACACACTATACAGGACGGCAAAATCGTCATTGATTTTTACTCCATTCCTCTGCTTGAAGGTTTAGGACTTGGAGTTGATGGTGGGAAAATTATTGAAAAGGTTCCCTTAATTGATATTGGTGAAGATGAGGAAAAAGCATTTTCTTCAGCTACTCTTCGCTCAGTTTCAAACGTCCTTGGAATAGAGGTTCGGGCCCGGGCTGTAACTCGGATAGGTGCCAGGATGGGAAGGCCTGAGAAAGCCAAAGAGAGAGAAATGAAACCTCCGCCGCATGCTCTTTTCCCACTTGGTCAAAATGGTGGAATGCAGCGTCTTGTTTCAGTAGCTGTCAGGAGCAGGGTTATAGAAGTGGACATAGGTGTCAGGCAGTGCACTAATTGTGGAAAAACCGGATACTTTTGCGGTTGCCCTGATTGCGGTGGTCATACTATACCAATAAGCGAACCTACGACTCAAAAGGTAGAACTTTCAAAGATACTTTCAGATGCGTTGAGTAAATTAGGTATCTATCCAGCACCAGAAATTAAAGGAGTGCAGGGGATGATGTCTAAAAACAAAACTCCCGAAGCGTTAGAAAAAGGGGTATTAAGGGCATCAAATGGTCTCTTTGTTTTCAAAGACGGAACGATCAGATATGATATGACTGATGTTCCAGTCACTCATTTCAGGCCCAATGAAATTGGTTTAAGTGTAGAAAAGGCCAGAGAAATTGGGTACGTGACTGATACATTTGGAAATGAATTGGTCAGCGGAGATCAGGTTTGTGAACTCAGAGTTCAGGATATCATCCCGTCAGTTGGATGCGGAGATTATCTCGTTAAAGTTTCAAAATTTATTGACGATCTGCTGGAAAAGCAATATGGAATGGAACGATTCTATAATGCAAAGACGAAAGAGGATCTCATTGGGCAGTTGACAATAGGACTCGCCCCTCATACTTCTGGTGGAATTCTCTGCAGGCTTATTGGTTACACGAAATCAAATGTGGGCTACGGGCATCCATTCTTTCATGCTTCAAAAAGACGTAATGCAGACGGCGATGAAGATTCAGTAATCCTGCTTCTTGACGGTCTTATCAATTTCTCACGATCATTCCTCCCTGATAGACGAGGTGGTCTGATGGATGCACCACTCGTTCTTACTACAAGACTAGATCCAAATGAGATCGATAAAGAAGCTCATAATATCGATGTATTATGGGAATATCCGCTTGAATTCTATAACGCAACACTTGAGTACAAGCATCCTAAAGATATTGAAAAAATAATGGATACTGTAGCTACCAGAATAGGATCTTCTTTGCAGTATGAGGGTTTTGGATTTACGCATGACACTTCCAACATTTCTGCCGGGCCTGCCGAATCCGCATATAAAACATTAGAAACAATGATTGATAAAATGAACGCTCAGCTTGAGATAGCTCGCAAGGTAAGAGCTGTAGACTCTCAGGATGTGGCATATCGGGTAATCACAAAACACTTTTTACCAGATATGATTGGAAATCTCAAGAGTTTTTCTTCACAGACTCTGAGATGTACTAAATGCAATACCAAATATCGGAGAGTACCGTTAATAGGGCGCTGTTATTGCGGAAACACCCTAACACTGACTGTTCATGAAAAGAGTGTTAAAAAGTATCTTGAGATTGCCAAGGAAATCAGTGAAAAATTCGATCTTGATGCATATACTCAGCAACGTATTGCAATTGTAGAAGAATCCATGAATTCACTATTTCAATCAGATAAAATTAAGAAGTGTAAGCTCACGGACTTTATGTAA
- a CDS encoding indolepyruvate ferredoxin oxidoreductase subunit alpha, which produces MSGTNDDYSPIREILYALPRVPKELAVKFAKIPGIHIRANDNCRGCGLCIKREFCKVHAINIIDGKAMIDDRRCRGCTRCVQMCPHDGLEMYGRTAYILDSTKKHVDPVINKMMDDFDKL; this is translated from the coding sequence GTGAGTGGTACAAATGATGATTATTCTCCTATCAGAGAAATACTATATGCCCTTCCAAGGGTTCCAAAAGAACTAGCTGTAAAATTTGCTAAAATTCCAGGCATCCACATCCGTGCGAATGATAACTGCAGAGGCTGTGGATTATGTATAAAAAGAGAGTTTTGTAAAGTTCATGCTATTAACATCATAGATGGAAAAGCTATGATCGATGATAGGCGCTGCCGGGGATGCACACGCTGCGTACAAATGTGCCCTCACGATGGACTTGAGATGTACGGCCGGACAGCCTACATCTTAGATTCAACCAAGAAGCATGTGGATCCAGTAATAAACAAAATGATGGATGATTTCGACAAACTTTAA